The Alnus glutinosa chromosome 8, dhAlnGlut1.1, whole genome shotgun sequence DNA segment ACATGCATCctacaccattttttttttccgctggagattaaaaaaaattgtgaaaatttttaatgtaaaaagaaaaaacaaataggactttctttttttttttttcttttttcttttttttttgttaggccTAGCATTTTGTCTGCGGCTGATCGACCTTTTATTGGTACGTTGTTGATGTACTTGAGGGCCTCATAATCAATGATTATAATGATCGATGAAATACTTATATATGCACCAGGTAATTAATTACGCTAATACTTCAAAGATGTACAATGGCATAAACTCCAAGTCATAGGTACGTAGAATAGTTCTTCTTGGACCCTGACAGCTTACCACTGAAAAAGGTGATCAGACGCCCTTCTCGACTCAGAACAATACTATTGCCAACGCCAAATACAATATTACAATTGACTCAAAAATCTTTTCAAGTCTGGAAGAGCAAGAGTACGTGTTTATGTCATTTTCTACTATACCAATTGAAAGCATACATCGACTTCTTCAGTCCACTAGAAAGTCCAGTTCTTTAAGCACTCTGTGATTGATTCAATCATTGTAATGAAAATTCGAATGAACCGTTAGCAGCTAATGTGGATCCAATTAATTACATGCTAACACGTGTCAGGAAGTTGTAATAGAGTTGTTGGAGTAGCACTACTCATTAGATAATTGTTATAAAAGAGAGTACGTGCatgatttatatattataatacaACTATATACCCCCAAATCAATAGTTTTAAACTTGTAAAAGTATTATTAATTGCATGCAACGTGTTATATTAAAACTTGATTTCAGAAAGAGTGTTAAGCATATGGTGGGGGTGTTAGTTATTTGTTTAGTTGGTTTCAATGCATGGTTTGGTTGTGAATATTGGACAGCATATATAATGAGTTGTAAGCATCGGATAGCAAGTTTGAGCTCTTGGTGAAAAACTTATACTCGAAAGGCAGTGATGGTTGTGACTTGTGAGCATTGGATTAAACTCCGATCCTGGTGGTGGtgaaaagcttaattaatttgcGAAGGGATCAGTGATACTTGTCCGCATTGGAGGGACAACTTTGCTGGTTGTAAGCATTAGATAGAATCGATTGAGCTCTTTGTGGCATTTTTCGTTGTGAGTATTGGCTGATACAATTGAGGTTTCGGTGGCAGTAAAAGATTTCCATTCGATGGTTGGTTGTGAGCATTGGACAACATTGGGCTGCTGGTGTTGTGTGCGATAATTGATAGGCCATTGAGCTCTTGGTGGTAGCAAAAAGCATTAATATCCATTGGAAGGGAGTAATGGTTGTGAGCAATATTAATTAGAGGCAATATTGGACTCTCGATGCTTTGAAAAGCTCATTCGAATAATAGATTTTGTCCCTAACCCTAGTCCCAAACATACACATGCACGTACAGACAAGAAATGTCTATATATAAGTAGGGAGAGCCACAATGCAGTAAATCATCCAATTAGACAGAATTAATCATCTTAGAGTTTGTTTCCCTACTACAATATTGTCTCCAATCCTCTTCATTGTTAACGAAAAATGGGTTACTTCAACACATTCCTTCTCCTTGGCCTTGTCTTTGCCGTTGTGCTCCTCATCTCTTCCGATGTCTCAGCTGGTGAGCTTGTTGGTGCCACTCAAACCAGTGAGTTTCTTACTTTTTCTTGAGTTAGATATGCACCTTTACTATCTTCTGCTTTTTGGTAGTGATCAAGTGCCCTCGTGTTCTAAATAACGTTTAAATTCCTTATATAAAGTGATAATATGCATCTCtcggaagagaaaaaaaaacaaaacagagtACTTTGAAGTACATAACGACATGCCTTGCATCTCTACACATCTGTTTTACAAATTTCTGGAACATCATTTTCATGTGTTTCATAGAATTTATTTTAAGCACTTTATGTTTTTTGAAATGCGCGTACAACTTAATTTCCAGTACAATCATGGTTTACCTTAACCATGTGTGATACATTTAACTTCTTCAACTGATCATTTATGTCCAAAGACgctgtatatatattattgtatgaaTACAACTATATGTAATTTAGCAACTCCTTTTTATCTATTCATAagtatgttaaaatattaatttaaataatcaattttcttattttctatctGCTTAAATTTTTGAGACAATTGATTATTTGACATGGTATAAACTTAATGTATTGAAAGAAAGTTAaggacaaaataaattaaaaaagctgTCAAGACTAGATTCGaacaggatatatatatatcttagttCTTAAAGACATTAAAATGCAAACTTAATATTAACATTAGActaactaccaaaaaaaaaaaaaacacctactACTTTAAATTTCTAATTATCCAAAGGGCCAAAAGTATGGGCCACACGTACATCggccaaatatatatatcatgaagaaaataaaatgcacttttaaaaaaaaataatatatatatatatatatatataccttattcACGTTGTAATATATTAACTTTTTGAATCTATTTGTGTAGAGGAGAATATGCAAACTGATGGTGCGGAGGAGGTCAAGTATCATGGCCATCGTCACGTGCATGGACATGGGCATGGGAATGGACATGGACACCACGGCCATGGTCACTCGGGACATGTTGTTGCTGCTGATGAGACAGAAACTGATCGAAATTAAAACCAATCAAAATTAGACGAATCCTTCGATtcgtcctatatatatatatatatatatatatatatatatatatatatatatatatatatatatacacatattgaCATATATGCTATCAGCTATACATCTGAGTGTGTCTAAGTCGTCTTATGTGGCTTAATTATCTAATTAAGCTTGTATGCCAATAAACTTTATGTTTCTACTTTTGTCATGTGTAATTTCTGcttttttatgtattaaaatgTACGCTGTAgccagtggcggagccaggattCTTGCCCAGGGGGgtcaagatttaatttttatttttatataagaaaaaaagaataaagttaaatgtaaattaatttttaaataaatatagctaaaaaaaattcaattattgcttaaaacatataaatgtaacataCAATTTATTCTATTACGTATTGCCTAGCCTGTTACTTTATTCAATTATCTTTGACGAGTCTTCATAATTGGTTGacaaactgaagaaaaaaaaaatacactttagaATTTCTAAAAAGTTTAAATGGCAATTCtcaatttgtaaatttgtttttcacTGTCAATGACCTTATTTTTAGCTCAGCTTTTCCTTAATTTAGGCCTTAATATActatttgcttcttcttcttcttttttttctttttttcttttttctattttttttttaagtcagcTATActtgaggcttttttttttaaagtatatatttagAGTTTAGACACACCATTGTTTTCTGCCTTTTGTTTTTAAGCCAACACGACCCATTGGCCCACCCCAcatacgttttttttttcctagcccACTAACGCAATTtacaaaagcaaaaataaactaaagaaagaaagaagttagTCAAGGCAGTGGCCCACAGGCCACAAggccacaaacaaaacaatccaACGAATTTATTAAAACGGTGTGTTTAAGGGGCATTGTCATTCTCATCATCTTCTTCCCCATTTTCATCTGGTTCTAACCTAAACgtaaaattcagaaaaatttcaagatcTAGACGTCCCCGTAGCTGAAGTTTGCCCCTAAAGTTTGATGACTGGGTTTCGATTGTCCCTGATTTTACAGTTGAGGGTGGGCAAAAAGGGCATCTAGAAGATTTCCTACTATGAGTAAGAAATATTTTTGGAGGTTGAGGGGGGGCATGTGCCCCCCCTCGACCccccctggctccgcccctggctGTAGCATATCAAAATTAAACGAATCCtttgtcctatatatatatatatatatatatatatgcaacttTTGAAAGGTTGTACGTGAATAAGATTATATTGGCTGAATAAATAGTTTATGAATTCTAAACCTTTATTATTATAGCAGAAAGTTTAACCGTTGCCGTTGTACTTTCTTCACGTACGTGTCTTCCACTTTCAAGTACTAATTATTGTTAACGTtaatataaatgaaatattCTAATATACTTATtagtaaattttaataattattaatataacaaagaaaaaaaaaatctcaattaatAAAAGGCCAGGggcaaataataacaaataacgtAGTTGATAGCTAGTGGTAAAAATCTTTTTAAACTTATTGATACTTggcaaaatttcaaatagacacTTAATTACAATATATACACAgtagaaataattaatttcttgattatTTCAAATAGACACTTACATTGCATAGTAGAAATAACGTAGTTCAAAGTGGTAAACATTTGataattaatttcttgattattttattaactttctagtgtctttaaataaatacttacaATACATAGTAGCTACAAATACAAGATTAATCGGAATAAACCATGCACTTCTAATGTAataacatactatatatatatatatatatatatatatatatatatatatatcactaagTTATCAAATTATAATCCTAAAATCCTTCCCACTAGATAGACCTGTAACGTCACCCCGATAGCTAGCTTTTCCTCTATTTTGTAGGAGGCTCCGTTACAGGTTTGACTGTCCAAAAACCTGTATTAACAATATCTTCACGTGTGAGCTCAAAAtccattttaataggtgatgtccaacatgtggaatatttaattgaactGGGAGGTAAATGAAGGTGATATGATATGGTTTGAACTCAGGACATctactctaataccatgttaagtCACcagttatcccaaaagtttaaactgataggaagaggtaaatttaatcattcaatcaaaataCTTTAACAGTTGACATATCATATACTCTAGCACATAACATAGTGTCACTTTTTTAATGACTACCTCTTTTACTTGATAGATCAAAGCGAACCAACAAGTGGGCCATGCTTAAAAGTCACGTATTAAGTTGACATTATGTtaattaataagtaatttttagtGCCACGTTTGGAAGTGTGCATTTGAGAGTGTGAATTTGAAAGCTATGTATAGCATTTCTCACATGTCTTATTATAAGGAATACTCACAAGATTTTATGAAACGGCTAGCTAGAACCAAAACAATGAGGTTTTTTATTCAACCTGTCTcataccactacaaaaaaataggggattcgccacgtggctacagtagcagttactgtagccacgtgacCATATAGCAATGTATCTTCCAAAACACGTTGCTATATGTAGGAGAAAAGCCAAGGTAAgtatttggccacgtgtaatttgtACACGTGGCCATATGACCGCGTGTAATTATTCCACGTGGCCATGTGGTCACATTACGCGTGGCCGCATGGCCACGTGTacaaattacacgtggctaaaatatttatatttgtaataattttttcaaaattatttttaaagatttaaaattttagtcacgTGTTTATTGTCCACGTTgtcaattggccacgtggcttatTGCCAcatcgccaattagccacgtgtataataagacacgtggctaaaatatttaaattttttttcaaaaattgaaattttttctgaattttttgaggtttgaaattttagccacgtggcttatTGCCAcatcgccaattagccacgtgtataataagacacgtggctaaaatatttaaatttttttcaaaaattgaaattttttctgaatttttttgaggtttgaaattttagccacgtggtttTATTGGCCACGTCGCCAATTGGTCACGTGGCACATA contains these protein-coding regions:
- the LOC133876485 gene encoding glycine-rich protein DC7.1-like, coding for MGYFNTFLLLGLVFAVVLLISSDVSAGELVGATQTKENMQTDGAEEVKYHGHRHVHGHGHGNGHGHHGHGHSGHVVAADETETDRN